One genomic segment of Actinomycetota bacterium includes these proteins:
- the nthA gene encoding nitrile hydratase subunit alpha encodes MSTEHGHDHHHPRPDSRAALRARALEALLAEKGLVAADAIDAVVELYERDVGPQNGARVVARAWTDPAFRERLLSDGTKAIAELGFGGAEADTLVAVANTPTVHNVVVCTLCSCYPWPVLGLPPTWYKSPPYRARMVAEPRAVLREFGLELPDEVEIRVWDSSAEVRYLVVPMRPAGTDGLTEEALGALVTRDCMIGTAVPQAGSP; translated from the coding sequence GTGAGCACCGAGCACGGGCACGACCATCACCACCCCCGCCCGGACTCGCGGGCGGCCCTGCGCGCCCGCGCCCTGGAGGCGCTGCTGGCCGAGAAGGGCCTGGTCGCCGCCGACGCTATCGACGCGGTCGTGGAGCTCTACGAACGCGACGTCGGCCCGCAGAACGGCGCCAGGGTGGTGGCGCGCGCCTGGACCGACCCCGCCTTCCGCGAGCGGCTGCTCTCCGACGGCACCAAGGCCATCGCCGAGCTGGGCTTCGGCGGCGCCGAGGCCGACACCCTGGTCGCGGTCGCCAACACCCCGACCGTCCATAACGTGGTCGTGTGCACGCTCTGCTCCTGCTACCCGTGGCCCGTGCTCGGCCTGCCGCCCACCTGGTACAAGAGCCCGCCGTACCGTGCCCGCATGGTGGCCGAGCCGCGCGCGGTGCTGCGCGAGTTCGGCCTCGAGCTGCCCGACGAGGTCGAGATCCGGGTCTGGGATTCCAGCGCCGAGGTCCGCTACCTGGTCGTACCGATGCGGCCCGCCGGCACCGATGGCCTGACCGAGGAGGCCCTGGGTGCGCTGGTCACCCGTGACTGCATGATCGGCACGGCCGTGCCGCAGGCGGGGTCGCCGTGA
- a CDS encoding nitrile hydratase accessory protein — protein sequence MSAGAGPRLAEVDAALTGGTALPRDNGELVFEEPWQGRALGMGVVVLDRTGASWAEFRRHLVAAIRQRPPEPGESAASAYYAAWLDALEALLAERGLLP from the coding sequence GTGAGCGCCGGCGCCGGGCCACGGCTCGCCGAGGTGGACGCCGCGCTCACCGGGGGCACGGCGCTGCCGCGCGACAACGGCGAGTTGGTCTTTGAGGAACCCTGGCAGGGACGCGCCCTCGGCATGGGCGTGGTAGTGCTCGACCGCACCGGCGCGAGCTGGGCGGAGTTCCGCCGCCACCTGGTGGCCGCGATCCGGCAGCGCCCGCCGGAGCCGGGCGAGTCGGCCGCCAGCGCCTACTACGCCGCCTGGCTGGACGCCCTCGAAGCGCTGCTGGCCGAGCGCGGCCTGCTCCCCTGA
- a CDS encoding glutamine synthetase, with protein sequence LEETPYESTRPKLPRSLMESVAALKQSGLFREQFGDQFVDYIVALKESEIGRFLEHVTDWEQREYFEIF encoded by the coding sequence GCTCGAGGAAACGCCGTACGAGTCGACCCGCCCCAAGCTCCCCCGCAGCCTCATGGAGTCGGTCGCCGCCCTCAAGCAGAGCGGCCTGTTCCGCGAGCAGTTCGGCGACCAGTTCGTCGACTACATCGTGGCGCTCAAGGAAAGCGAGATCGGCCGCTTCCTCGAGCACGTCACCGACTGGGAACAGCGCGAGTACTTCGAGATCTTCTAG
- the nthB gene encoding nitrile hydratase subunit beta has protein sequence MDGIHDLGGMHGFGAVVVPGGEAPYHERWEGRVFALHLLVKLERLGARPGGRATREEMDPADYLAASYYERWLWSAEQGLLRKGTIAAGEVEEMMGRLAAGGPEPPPHRDPEQAARAVMWLQEVVPMQPATRSRFVPGQGVRVRRMRPAGHTRCPRYVRGALGVVERVRGLGELPDLAVYSKDAPVEPVYSVAFRSDELWGRGEEPPWTVALDLWESYLEEAE, from the coding sequence ATGGACGGCATCCACGATCTGGGCGGCATGCACGGGTTCGGCGCGGTGGTCGTGCCTGGTGGCGAGGCACCGTATCACGAGCGTTGGGAGGGGCGCGTCTTCGCCCTCCACCTGCTGGTGAAGCTGGAACGTCTGGGCGCGAGGCCGGGCGGCCGCGCAACCCGTGAGGAGATGGACCCGGCCGACTATCTGGCGGCCTCCTATTACGAGCGCTGGCTGTGGAGCGCCGAGCAGGGGCTGCTGCGCAAGGGGACGATCGCGGCCGGCGAGGTCGAGGAGATGATGGGGCGGCTGGCCGCCGGCGGGCCGGAACCGCCCCCGCACCGGGACCCGGAGCAGGCCGCACGAGCCGTCATGTGGCTGCAGGAGGTCGTCCCGATGCAGCCGGCGACGCGGTCGCGCTTTGTGCCCGGGCAGGGCGTGCGGGTGCGCCGCATGCGCCCGGCCGGCCACACGCGCTGCCCCCGCTACGTGCGCGGCGCCCTGGGTGTGGTGGAGCGCGTCCGGGGCTTGGGGGAGCTGCCCGACCTGGCCGTCTACAGCAAGGACGCGCCGGTCGAGCCCGTCTACTCGGTCGCCTTCCGCTCCGATGAGCTGTGGGGCCGAGGCGAGGAACCACCGTGGACGGTGGCGCTCGACCTGTGGGAGAGCTACCTCGAGGAGGCCGAGTGA
- a CDS encoding N-acyl homoserine lactonase family protein: protein MIEVVPLRLGTIDVDLADLRFGHTGMDTLAVPMWAWLVRSGDEAILVDAGPPSLEWCAGNTLPVRDATERQLHEALARHGVAPRAVRTVVLTHLHWDHCGGLGLFEHAQVLIQQRERGYAADPLWVHERPFRYAHEFLLHQSPLSAAVPLDGDTSVAPGIRILAAPGHTPGSQVVVVGAGSGSAILAGDTISIEANRARSDGRIHPGGVFVRLDEYVETLARLTRLPGKILPGHEPSITADVPIAMH from the coding sequence ATGATCGAGGTCGTCCCGTTGCGTCTGGGCACCATCGACGTCGACCTGGCCGACCTGCGCTTCGGGCACACCGGCATGGACACGCTCGCCGTGCCGATGTGGGCATGGCTGGTGCGCTCCGGCGACGAGGCGATCCTTGTCGATGCTGGTCCGCCGAGCCTGGAGTGGTGCGCCGGCAACACCCTGCCGGTGCGTGATGCGACCGAGCGCCAGCTGCACGAGGCGCTCGCACGACACGGCGTTGCGCCGCGCGCGGTGCGCACGGTGGTCCTGACCCACCTGCACTGGGACCACTGCGGCGGCCTCGGTCTGTTCGAGCATGCGCAGGTCCTTATCCAGCAACGCGAGCGCGGCTATGCCGCCGACCCGCTGTGGGTGCATGAGCGGCCGTTCAGGTACGCGCACGAGTTCCTGCTCCACCAGAGCCCGCTGTCGGCTGCCGTCCCGCTCGACGGCGACACCAGTGTTGCGCCGGGCATCCGGATTCTGGCCGCCCCCGGCCATACCCCGGGATCGCAGGTGGTCGTCGTCGGCGCAGGCAGCGGCAGTGCCATCCTTGCCGGCGACACGATCAGCATCGAGGCCAACCGGGCCCGCTCAGACGGCCGCATCCACCCGGGCGGCGTCTTCGTCCGCCTCGACGAGTACGTCGAGACCCTTGCCCGCCTCACCCGCCTGCCGGGCAAGATCCTCCCCGGCCACGAGCCCTCCATCACGGCCGACGTCCCCATCGCCATGCACTGA
- a CDS encoding pyridoxamine 5'-phosphate oxidase family protein, with protein sequence MSWRGEKIGAMSREEMNEFLKGPWTARLATLKPDGWPYVVPCWYHWDGVAFWVVPRERSVWAHNMALDPRVSLVVDEPDPPIRKVICEGIAVVVEAAVGPYLENGEKSLWNLIGEKHTGPRYLGERAAEYRGGVNVEPCWTFKIVPRRLTTWQGYDWHPRYKHPELYPQDQGEGQQ encoded by the coding sequence ATGAGCTGGCGTGGCGAGAAGATCGGCGCGATGAGCCGCGAGGAGATGAACGAGTTCCTGAAGGGGCCGTGGACAGCGCGGCTGGCGACACTCAAGCCGGACGGCTGGCCCTATGTTGTGCCCTGTTGGTACCACTGGGACGGCGTGGCGTTCTGGGTCGTGCCAAGAGAGCGCTCGGTGTGGGCGCACAACATGGCCCTCGACCCCCGCGTGTCCCTCGTCGTCGACGAGCCGGACCCGCCGATCCGCAAGGTGATCTGTGAGGGCATCGCGGTGGTCGTCGAGGCCGCCGTCGGCCCGTACCTGGAGAACGGCGAGAAGTCGCTCTGGAACCTGATCGGCGAGAAGCACACGGGACCGCGCTACCTGGGCGAGCGTGCGGCCGAATACCGCGGCGGGGTCAACGTGGAACCCTGCTGGACGTTCAAGATCGTCCCCCGCAGGCTCACCACCTGGCAGGGCTACGACTGGCACCCCCGCTACAAGCACCCGGAGCTGTACCCCCAAGACCAGGGCGAAGGCCAGCAGTGA